One Methanobacteriaceae archaeon genomic window, ATGGCAACCCATTAGTGGGCCAAACCCTCTACTTCCAAGTAGATGGTGCTGCAGTGGGTAACGGGGATACTGATGCAAGTGGAGTGGCATCTGTACCTTACACCATCAATCTACCCGGTGGAACACACACCATCAGGGCTGATTTCCAGGGTAACAGTGACTACAACCCAACAACGGGTACTGGGCAATTGAAAGTGCCTTTAGCCAGCCTGTACATCCGTACAACTGCCAGTAACACCAACCCCACAGTGGGTGATATCATTACCATCACTTTCAAGCTGGGTAACAACGGCCCAGATGCAGCCGACAATGTGACATTCACTCTGGTGATACCCGAGGGCATGGAATTCATCACTGCCCGAACTGACCAGGGTACCTGGACCTACAATGCCACCACCAGAACCATAACCTGGAATCTGGGAGACGTAGAAGTAGGAGACCCCAACCTGTGGGCTGATGTGAGAGTAATGAGCACAGGATCATTCACATTAAGACCATTCCTAAGCACTAACACCTATGATCCCACCCTAAATGACCAAATCCAGTCCATAAACATTAACGTACAAGCCGCATCACAAGAAACTCAAACAAAAGCAAACGCACAAACAGTAAAAATGCAACCCACTGGTCAGCCAATAGGCTTACTTGTAATAGCCGTGCTAATGGTATTAGGTGGAATAATAGCTCCAAAAAAGAAAAAATAAGGGTTTAAAAAAAACCCTCACCCCCCCCCCTTTTATTTTTTTTAGGGAAACAAATTTTTCTTAAATTTTAAAATAACAGAACTCTGACGGAATATTATTGACTAAAAAAAATATCCTTTTTCTTTGAATTAAAAAAATTCCTATTTCAGCAACAACTAGAAAAAAATAGGCATAACAGAAAAAATAAATCTATAACCTAATAG contains:
- a CDS encoding Ig-like domain repeat protein encodes the protein STGTGQLTVDKKNTNLVVLNVNGKNGTQVVLSATLTDSDGNPLVGQTLYFQVDGAAVGNGDTDASGVASVPYTINLPGGTHTIRADFQGNSDYNPTTGTGQLKVPLASLYIRTTASNTNPTVGDIITITFKLGNNGPDAADNVTFTLVIPEGMEFITARTDQGTWTYNATTRTITWNLGDVEVGDPNLWADVRVMSTGSFTLRPFLSTNTYDPTLNDQIQSININVQAASQETQTKANAQTVKMQPTGQPIGLLVIAVLMVLGGIIAPKKKK